One Choloepus didactylus isolate mChoDid1 chromosome 8, mChoDid1.pri, whole genome shotgun sequence DNA window includes the following coding sequences:
- the LOC119541807 gene encoding olfactory receptor 6C70-like codes for MKNHSVQTEFTLLGLTDDPGLQVVIFLFLFFTYILSVTGNLTIIFLTLLDSHLKTPMYFFLRHFSFLEISFTTVCIPRFLVSLVTKDRTISYMGCMTQLFFFIFLGVTEFYLLAAMSYDRYVAICKRLHYTTIMSNRVCYQLVISSWITGFLIIFPPVIMGLKLEFCASNVIDHFICDSSPILQISCSDTHFLELMSFFLAVVTLMVTLMLVILSYGYIIKTILKFSSAQQRTKAFSTCSSHMIVVSISYGSCIFMHIKPSANDRVTLSKGVAVLNTSVAPLLNPFIYTLRNQQVKQAFKDMAQKVLFASNK; via the coding sequence ATGAAGAACCATTCAGTGCAGACTGAATTCACTCTTTTGGGTCTGACAGATGATCCTGGGTTACAGGTTGTAATtttcctgtttctattttttacCTACATATTGAGTGTGACAGGAAACTTAACCATCATCTTTCTTACTCTGCTGGATTCCCACCTTAAGACACCAATGTATTTTTTCCTACGGCATTTCTCCTTTTTAGAAATCTCATTCACAACTGTCTGTATTCCAAGATTCCTGGTAAGTCTTGTGACAAAGGACAGAACTATATCCTATATGGGTTGTATGACtcagttatttttcttcatcttcttgggGGTGACTGAGTTTTACCTTCTGGCTGCCAtgtcctatgaccgctatgtggccatctgtaaacGCCTTCATTATACCACCATCATGAGCAATAGAGTTTGTTACCAACTTGTTATCAGCTCTTGGATAACCGGATTCCTGATTATTTTTCCCCCAGTGATTATGGGACTCAAGTTGGAATTCTGTGCTTCCAATGTCATTGATCATTTTATTTGTGATTCTTCTCCCATCCTACAGATCTCTTGCTCGGATACACATTTCCTAGAACTGATGTCTTTTTTCTTGGCTGTAGTGACACTGATGGTCACATTGATGTTAGTGATTCTTTCCTATGGCTACATCATCAAGACAATTCTCAAATTCTCTTCTGCTCAGCAAAGGACCAAAGCCTTTTCCACCTGCTCATCACACATGattgttgtttccatctcttatggTAGTTGCATCTTCATGCACATAAAACCATCAGCAAATGATAGAGTGACTTTAAGCAAAGGTGTAGCTGTGCTCAATACCTCAGTTGCCCCCTTATTGAACCCCTTCATTTACACTCTAAGGAACCAGCAGGTGAAACAAGCCTTCAAGGATATGGCCCagaaagttttatttgcctcaaacaaatga